Genomic DNA from Ruminococcus sp. OA3:
TGAACGAACCGCGTTATATGAGCATTGGCGGAATCTATGAAGCATATGAGAAGCCGATGGAAGTGTTTGATTACAACACACTGAAAGACAGCCCGCTCATCGATGTAAATAACATCGGCCTTGCAGGTTCTCCGACAAACATTCTGACATCTTTCACACCGCCACAGAAGGGGGCAGGTCAGATGCTTGAGGGCGCAGACCAGGAAACATGTGATAAACTGGCAGGAATGCTCGCTGAGAAACATATGATCTAAGAGAGGAGAAAGAGGACATGCAAAATTTCGATAGTAGTAATGTATCTGCTTTTAAGGATGTATGGGTATTCTGCGAGCAGAGAGAAGGTAAACTGATGCCGACTGACTTCGAGCTTCTGTCCGAAGGCCGTCGTCTGGCAGATGAGCTTGGAGTAAAACTGGTAGGACTTCTTCTTGGAGACAACGTAGAAGGCCTTGCAAAAGAGCTGGGTGGATACGGGGCAGACAAAGTGATCGTAGCAGATCATCAGCTGCTTGGAGTATACACAACAGACGGATATACAAAGGTAATCTGCGACATTGTAGCAGAAGAGAAACCGGAGATCTTCCTGATCGGAGCATCCAACATCGGCCGTGACCTGGGTCCGCGCTGTGCGGCACGTCTTCACACGGGACTGTGTGCAGACTGTACACACCTGGATGTAGATGTAGCAAACTATCAGGAGTTCCTGAGAAACAACTCCGTACTGCCGGAAGACAGGATCTCGAAGACGAATACAGCAAGAGTGCTGGGACAGCCTCATGATGTAGCGAAAGACCTGAAGATGACCCGTCCGGCATTCGGAGGAAACCTGATGGCGACGATCATCTGCCCGAGATTCCGTCCGTCCATGGCAACCGTAAGGCCAGGCGTGCTGAAAAAAGGTGCATTTGACGAAGCGAAGGCAAACGCAGTAGAAGTAGTAAAAGCAAATGTAGAGCTGTCAGAAGCAGATATGCAGACAGAAGTTGTAGAGGTAATAAAGGCAGCGAAGAAGCTGGTAGACCTGGTAGGAGCAGAATATGTCGTATCCGTAGGCCGTGGTATTTCTTCGAACGTAGAAGAGGGTATCAGGATCGCTCATGATCTGGCAGATGCACTCGGCGGCGTAGTGGGAGGATCCCGTGCAGCGATCGACAGCGGCTGGCTGACAGCAGACCATCAGGTAGGCCAGACTGGAAAGACAGTACATCCGAAGATCTATGTGGCACTGGGGATTTCCGGAGCGATCCAGCACAAGGCGGGAATGCAGGAATCAGAGTGCATCATCGCAGTCAACAAAAATGCGTCGGCACCGATCTTTGAGATTGCGGATTACGGTATCACCGGAGACCTGTTCAAGGTAGCCCCGATGCTGGTTGAGGCAATCAAAGCCGTGAAAGCTGCTAAATAATACAATTTGGAGGTAATGCCTAATGATGACTCGGGAAGAATACTTTGAGAGTTTAAGAAAATTAAACCTGAAAGTATATATGTTTGGAGAATTAGTAGAAAATCCGGTTGACAATCCCATCATCCGCCCGTCCCTGAATTCTATCGGGATGACATATGAGCTGGCTAACCAGCCGGAGTATGAGGATTTGATGACCGCCACTTCTTCTTTGAACGGTCAGAAGGTCAACCGCTTTACTCATCTTCATCAGAGTACGGAAGATCTTGTGAAAAAAGTTAAAATGTTACGTCTGTTGGGCCAGAAGACCGGATCCTGTTTTCAGAGATGTGTTGGTATGGATGCCAACAATGCGGTTTTCTCTACTACATATGAAATTGATGAGGCTTGCGGCACGAACTATCATGAGAATTTCAAGAACTTTTTAAATGATGTTCAGCTGAAGGACCTGGTTGTCGACGGTGCGATGACAGACCCGAAAGGTGACCGTTCCTTATCACCGAGCAAACAGGCCGACCCGGACAGTTATCTGCGCGTTGTAGAACGCCGTCCGGATGGTGTGGTTGTTCGCGGTGCGAAGGCTCATCAGACTGGTATCGTGAATTCTCACGAGGTTCTTGTCATGCCGACGATTGCAATGAAACCCGATGATAAGGATTATGCAATTTCATTTGCAGTTCCTACAGATTCGGAAGGTATCTTCATGATCTACGGGCGTCAGTCCTGTGATACCCGTAAGACGGAAAAGGGTGCTGACATTGATCTCGGTAATAAAGAGTTCGGAGGACATGAAGCGCTGGTCATCTTTGATAATGTTTTCGTTCCAAATGAGCGAATCTTTATGAATGGAGAGACTGAATTTGCCGGCATGCTGGTAGAACGCTTCTCCGGATATCATCGCCAGAGCTACGGCGGATGTAAGGTAGGTGTGGGTGACGTCCTGATCGGTGCTACGGCTCTGGCAGCAGAGTACAACGGTGCAGCTAAGGCTTCCCACGTAAAAGACAAACTGATTGAGATGACGCATCTCAATGAAACATTATTCAGCTGTGGTGTTGCCTGTTCCTGTGAAGGATGCAAGACAAAATCAGGCAACTATATTATTGACCTGCTGCTGGCGAATGTCTGCAAACAGAATATCACCCGATTTCCTTATGAGATCGTACGTCTTGCAGAGGATATCGCAGGCGGTCTGATGGTTACTCTGCCGTCTGAAAAAGATTTTAATACAGCTGAACTGAAACCATATATTGAAAAATATCTGGTTGGCGTGGAAGGTGTTTCCGTTGAGGACAGAATGAGAATTATGCGCCTGATTGAAAACATTTCTCTCGGAACAGCGGCTGTAGGATATCGCACGGAGTCTATGCACGGAGCAGGTTCTCCTCAGGCTCAGCGTATCATGATCTCACGCCAGAGCAATCTGGAACAGAAAAAGGAACTGGCAAAGAATATTGCCAACATTAAAAAAGATTGATTTTAGGAATCAAATATTGCGGCGGCTGCAACCCGGTATATGACCGGGTTGCCGCTGTAAATGAGCTGAAAGAATCTTTGAAAGACCTGGAGATTTCATTTACGCCTTACCGCGCAGAAGAAGATTATGATTTTTGTCTGCTGGTGAGGGGATGTAATCGGGATTGTGTGTCAGATAAAGAATTTTCTAATTGCAGACAGATGTTTATAGCCGTCTGCAAAGAGGATTTTTTAATAATTAAAAGTGAACTTCGCGCATATTGTCAGGCCAAAATGCGTGAAGAGTAAGGAGTAATGATATGGAATATGCATTAATTGAACAACAAGGCCATGTCTGCACGATTACAATCAATTTTCCGAAAAAATTGAATGCAGTTAGTACAGCAGTGCTGACGGATTTAGGCGAAGCATTTGACCAGGTTGAGAAAATGAAAGACGTATACTGCGTGATCTTAAAGGGCGCAGGTGAGAAAGCATTTGTCGGCGGAGCTGACATCAAAGAGATGAGCGAATTCGGATTTTATGAGGCAAGAGACTACGCGAAATTCGGTGGTGCCGTGCTTGAAAAAATTCATCAGTTCAGAGTACCGGTTATCGCAGCGATCAACGGATACTGTCTGGGCGGCGGCGTAGAAGTGGCACTTGCATGTGATATGCGTATTGCCGCTGAAAATGCAAAATTTGCATTCCCTGAAGTTTCTCTTGGCATTATGACAGGTACCGGCGGATCTCAGAGACTGCAGGCGATCGTAGGGGAAGGACGAGCAAGGGAACTGCTGCTTACCTGCGACAGAATCGGTGCGGAAGAGGCATATAGAATCGGACTTGTAAACAAAGTAGTTCCAGCTGAAAACTTAATGGAAGAAGCAATGGTAATGGCAGAAAAAGTTGCCAAAAACGGACCAATTGCAGTTGCGACAATGAAAAAAGCGATCAATGTTGCCAGCGAGACAGATTATCCGACGAGTACGGAACACATGATTCTTTCCTTTGGATCTCTGTTTACAACACAGGATGCACATGATGCTCTTTCTGCGTTTGTTAATAAAGAAAAGCTTGATCATTTCAATAACAAATAGCAGATAGGTAAAGCATTTTATGGATTGGTAAATAGGGATTAGTATTTATTCTTGCTATTGTTAAAAAAATAACGAAATAAAAAAAGGAGAGCAAACATGAGACAGTTATTATTAAGAACGGAGATTCATAAATTTGACACGTTCGAAGATTTTGCAAAGGAATTCGAAATCGGAGAAGGTGACTTATTATTCACGAATGAATTTCTGTATACGCCCAAGATGAAACCGCTGGATCTGAAATGTGATGTATACTTCCAGGAGAAATACGGAACGACGGAGCCTACAGATGAGATGTACAACGCGATCTTCAGAGACCTGAAAGGCAAAGATTACAAGAGAATCATCGCTGTCGGCGGCGGTACAGTTGTAGATATGGCAAAATGGGTGGCATCTGAGAAACCGGATGATATCGTTGATGCATATAAAGAAAACCCGACATTTAAGCCAAAACATAAAACAGAGCTGGTCATCTGCCCGACCACATGTGGAACAGGCAGTGAGGTGACAAACATCTCCATGATCTATCTGACAAAGACAAAAACGAAAAAAGGCTGTGCGAACGATGAATTATTCGCGGATTACGCAGTGCTGATTCCGGATCTTGTAAAGAGCCTGCCGTATCAGCCATTTATGTACAGTGCGATCGATGCTCTGATCCATGCAGTTGAGAGCTATGTAGGCCGCCGTCATACAGATCTGTCCAGAATGTTCGGCAGAAGAGCAATCGAGCTGATCATGAACGGATTCACACAGATGATCGAAAAAGGACCGGAATACAGAATGGAGATCATGGATGACTTCGTTCTGGGAAGCAACTATGCAGGTATCGCATTCGGCACTGCAGGGTGCAACGCTGTGCATGCGATGAGCTTCCCGCTGGGCGGTATGTTCCATGTGGCACACGGCGAATCCAATTACGAACTGTTCACGACGGTTATGAAATACTACTACAAAATGAATCCGGATGGAGATATCAGGGAAATCAACCATGTACTGGCTGAAATCCTTGGCTGCGAGACGGAAGGTGCTGAAGTTTATGATAAACTGGAAGAGGCACTCGCTGCTCTGATTCGGAGAAAACCACTGTCCGAGTACGGGGTAACAGAAGAAATCTGTGATCAGATGGCTGAACTGGTTATCGCAGAACAGCAGAGACTGATGACAAATACTTATGTAGAGATGGACAAAGAAGCAGTTAAGAGTCTGTACCTGCAGGTTTTGAATGATTAATTGATAAATGACAACTGCATATGAAGATATTGAGGGAGCTCTGAGAAGGGCTGAGAGGAGACTGTGCGTCTCGACCTTGTAACCTGATGTGGATAATGCCAACGTAGGGAAATATTTCAGCGTATAGTTCAATTTGACTGTAAGGGATATATTACCTGCGTAATATATCCCTTATTTCATGATTTGGACCGCAGAAAATGCGGCATAGGAGGAAATATGAACGATACGACACAAATGAATGCAGCAAGAAACGGAATTATTACAGATGCGATGAAGGGTGTTGCCGAATACGAACGAATGGATGCAGAACTGATCAGGGAGCTGACCGCAAAAGGGCAGATTGCAATCCCGGCAAATAAGAACCATACTTGTCTGAAACCGTACGGTATCGGGAATATGCTGAGGACAAAGATCAATGTCAATCTGGGTACGTCGAAAGACTGCCTGGATATGGATGTGGAGCTGGAAAAGGTGATGGAGGCCGTGAAAATGGGAGCTGAATCCATCATGGACCTGAGTTCATTCGGTGATACAAGAAAATTCCGAAG
This window encodes:
- the acrA gene encoding acryloyl-CoA reductase electron transfer subunit beta, producing the protein MQNFDSSNVSAFKDVWVFCEQREGKLMPTDFELLSEGRRLADELGVKLVGLLLGDNVEGLAKELGGYGADKVIVADHQLLGVYTTDGYTKVICDIVAEEKPEIFLIGASNIGRDLGPRCAARLHTGLCADCTHLDVDVANYQEFLRNNSVLPEDRISKTNTARVLGQPHDVAKDLKMTRPAFGGNLMATIICPRFRPSMATVRPGVLKKGAFDEAKANAVEVVKANVELSEADMQTEVVEVIKAAKKLVDLVGAEYVVSVGRGISSNVEEGIRIAHDLADALGGVVGGSRAAIDSGWLTADHQVGQTGKTVHPKIYVALGISGAIQHKAGMQESECIIAVNKNASAPIFEIADYGITGDLFKVAPMLVEAIKAVKAAK
- a CDS encoding 4-hydroxyphenylacetate 3-hydroxylase family protein — protein: MMTREEYFESLRKLNLKVYMFGELVENPVDNPIIRPSLNSIGMTYELANQPEYEDLMTATSSLNGQKVNRFTHLHQSTEDLVKKVKMLRLLGQKTGSCFQRCVGMDANNAVFSTTYEIDEACGTNYHENFKNFLNDVQLKDLVVDGAMTDPKGDRSLSPSKQADPDSYLRVVERRPDGVVVRGAKAHQTGIVNSHEVLVMPTIAMKPDDKDYAISFAVPTDSEGIFMIYGRQSCDTRKTEKGADIDLGNKEFGGHEALVIFDNVFVPNERIFMNGETEFAGMLVERFSGYHRQSYGGCKVGVGDVLIGATALAAEYNGAAKASHVKDKLIEMTHLNETLFSCGVACSCEGCKTKSGNYIIDLLLANVCKQNITRFPYEIVRLAEDIAGGLMVTLPSEKDFNTAELKPYIEKYLVGVEGVSVEDRMRIMRLIENISLGTAAVGYRTESMHGAGSPQAQRIMISRQSNLEQKKELAKNIANIKKD
- a CDS encoding enoyl-CoA hydratase-related protein — protein: MEYALIEQQGHVCTITINFPKKLNAVSTAVLTDLGEAFDQVEKMKDVYCVILKGAGEKAFVGGADIKEMSEFGFYEARDYAKFGGAVLEKIHQFRVPVIAAINGYCLGGGVEVALACDMRIAAENAKFAFPEVSLGIMTGTGGSQRLQAIVGEGRARELLLTCDRIGAEEAYRIGLVNKVVPAENLMEEAMVMAEKVAKNGPIAVATMKKAINVASETDYPTSTEHMILSFGSLFTTQDAHDALSAFVNKEKLDHFNNK
- a CDS encoding 4-hydroxybutyrate dehydrogenase, which translates into the protein MRQLLLRTEIHKFDTFEDFAKEFEIGEGDLLFTNEFLYTPKMKPLDLKCDVYFQEKYGTTEPTDEMYNAIFRDLKGKDYKRIIAVGGGTVVDMAKWVASEKPDDIVDAYKENPTFKPKHKTELVICPTTCGTGSEVTNISMIYLTKTKTKKGCANDELFADYAVLIPDLVKSLPYQPFMYSAIDALIHAVESYVGRRHTDLSRMFGRRAIELIMNGFTQMIEKGPEYRMEIMDDFVLGSNYAGIAFGTAGCNAVHAMSFPLGGMFHVAHGESNYELFTTVMKYYYKMNPDGDIREINHVLAEILGCETEGAEVYDKLEEALAALIRRKPLSEYGVTEEICDQMAELVIAEQQRLMTNTYVEMDKEAVKSLYLQVLND